One segment of Balaenoptera ricei isolate mBalRic1 chromosome 8, mBalRic1.hap2, whole genome shotgun sequence DNA contains the following:
- the NDUFV1 gene encoding NADH dehydrogenase [ubiquinone] flavoprotein 1, mitochondrial, whose product MLAARRLLGGSLPARVSVRFSGDTTAPKKTSFGSLKDEDRIFTNLYGRHDWRLKGAQSRGDWYKTKEILLKGPDWILGEVKTSGLRGRGGAGFPTGLKWSFMNKPSDGRPKYLVVNADEGEPGTCKDREIMRHDPHKLVEGCLVGGRAMGARAAYIYVRGEFYNEASNLQVAVREAYEAGLIGKNACGSGYDLDVFVVRGAGAYICGEETALIESIEGKQGKPRLKPPFPADVGVFGCPTTVANVETVAVSPTICRRGGVWFASFGRERNSGTKLFNISGHVNHPCTVEEEMSIPLKELIEKHAGGVTGGWDNLLAVIPGGSSTPLIPKSVCETVLMDFDALVQAQTGLGTAAVIVMDRSTDIVKAIARLTEFYKHESCGQCTPCREGVDWMNKVMARFVKGDARPAEIDSLWEISKQIEGHTICALGDGAAWPVQGLIRHFRPELEERMQRFAQQHQARRAAS is encoded by the exons ATGCTGGCGGCACGGCGGCTGCTGGGCGGGTCGCTCCCCGCACGCGTATCTGTGCGATTCAGCGGCGATACG ACAGCGCCCAAGAAAACCTCATTTGGCTCGCTGAAGGATGAAGACCGGATCTTCACCAACCTGTATGGCCGCCATGACTGGAG GCTGAAAGGTGCCCAGAGTCGAGGTGACTGGTACAAGACAAAGGAGATTCTGCTGAAGGGGCCTGACTGGATCCTGGGTGAGGTCAAGACGTCGGGCTTGCGGGGCCGTGGAGGTGCTGGCTTCCCAACTGGCCTTAAATGGAGCTTCATGAATAAGCCCTCAGATGGCAG GCCCAAGTATCTGGTGGTGAACGCAGATGAGGGGGAGCCTGGCACCTGCAAGGACCGGGAGATCATGCGCCACGATCCCCACAAGCTGGTGGAAGGCTGCCTAGTGGGGGGCCGGGCCATGGGTGCCCGTGCCGCCTACATCTACGTCCGCGGGGAATTCTACAATGAGGCCTCCAATCTGCAg GTAGCCGTCCGAGAGGCCTATGAGGCTGGTCTGATTGGCAAGAATGCCTGCGGCTCCGGCTACGATTTGGACGTGTTTGTGGTGCGCGGGGCTGGGGCCTACATCTGCGGGGAGGAGACAGCGCTCATCGAGTCCATCGAGGGCAAACAGGGCAAGCCCCGCCTAAAGCCTCCCTTCCCTGCAGACGTGG GAGTGTTCGGCTGCCCTACAACCGTGGCCAACGTGGAGACAGTGGCCGTGTCCCCTACCATCTGCCGCCGAGGGGGTGTGTGGTTTGCCAGCTTTGGCCGCGAACGCAACTCAGGCACCAAGCTGTTCAACATCTCTGGCCATGTCAACCACCCTTGCACCGTGGAGGAGGAGATGTCTATACCGCTGAAGGAACTGATTGAAAAGCACGCCG GGGGTGTCACGGGTGGCTGGGACAACCTCCTTGCTGTGATTCCTGGCGGCTCGTCCACCCCACTGATCCCCAAGTCCGTGTGTGAGACGGTGCTGATGGACTTCGACGCGCTGGTGCAGGCGCAGACGGGCCTGGGCACGGCTGCCGTGATCGTCATGGACCGCTCG ACGGATATTGTGAAAGCCATCGCCCGCCTCACCGAGTTCTACAAGCACGAGAGCTGTGGCCAGTGCACCCCATGCCGCGAGG GTGTGGACTGGATGAACAAGGTGATGGCCCGCTTTGTGAAGGGGGACGCCCGGCCGGCTGAGATCGACTCCCTGTGGGAGATCAGCAAGCAGATAGAGGGCCACACCATTTGCGCCCTGGGCGACGGAGCTGCCTGGCCCGTGCAG GGCCTGATCCGACACTTCCGGCCGGAGCTCGAGGAGCGGATGCAGCGGTTCGCCCAGCAGCACCAGGCCAGGCGAGCCGCTTCCTGA
- the LOC132371047 gene encoding LOW QUALITY PROTEIN: double C2-like domain-containing protein gamma (The sequence of the model RefSeq protein was modified relative to this genomic sequence to represent the inferred CDS: inserted 2 bases in 2 codons) yields MAGTAVAGRGRVSVQEHMAIDVSPGPIRPIHLISDYFPHFYPFAEPPCAPXDLRPPVTPTIRSASQSQPDPEPEGDSDDSTTLGTLEFTLLFDTDNSTLHCTAHRAKGLKPPALGSVDTYVKANLPPGASKASQPQHARFGAQGGLSGRRHSWLHPPGRLAQDPAAVHLGEPTATAAAPPLGELRVPLGKLVPNGARSFDVCLERRRLTKRPESLDTARGMSLYEEEAVGAEVAGEERGRILQSLCYSSQRGGLLVXCAHLAPTDTNGYSDPFVRRYLHPNGGKKSKYETSVRKKTPNSGFNEEFLCAGPREELAQKTLLVSVWDDDPGTADDFTGGVQLSSWARGERQQYWCECLGRSDHQLELWHPLDGVPLQLSG; encoded by the exons ATGGCGGGCACGGCGGTGGCGGGCCGGGGGCGGGTGAGCGTGCAGGAACACATGGCTATTGACGTGAGCCCGGGCCCCATCCGGCCCATCCACCTCATTTCTGACTACTTCCCGCACTTCTACCCCTTCGCTGAGCCACCCTGCGCAC GAGACCTACGCCCTCCAGTGACCCCCACCATCCGCTCTGCATCCCAGTCCCAGCCGGACCCAGAGCCAGAGGGAGACTCAGACGACAGCA CCACCCTCGGCACCCTCGAGTTCACGCTTCTTTTTGACACGGACAATAGCACCCTGCACTGCACAGCTCACCGTGCCAAG GGCCTCAAGCCACCGGCCTTGGGCTCTGTGGACACCTATGTCAAAGCCAACCTGCCGCCCGGGGCCAGCAAG GCCAGCCAGCCGCAACACGCACGGTTCGGGGCACAAGGGGGCCTGTCTGGGAGGAGACACTCATGGCTTCACCCTCCAGGACGCCTGGCGCAAGACCCTGCG GCTGTGCATCTGGGAGAACCCACGGCAACGGCGGCGGCACCTCCCCTGGGGGAGCTGCGGGTGCCCCTGGGGAAGCTGGTGCCCAACGGAGCCAGGAGCTTCGATGTGTGTCTGGAGAGGCGGAGGCTG ACCAAGAGGCCCGAGAGCCTGGACACAGCACGTGGCATGTCTCTGTATGAGGAG GAGGCGGTGGGGGCTGAGGTGGCCGGGGAGGAGCGTGGGCGCATCCTGCAGTCGCTGTGCTACAGCTCTCAGCGGGGcggcctgctgg ggtgtgcCCACCTCGCCCCCACGGACACCAACGGCTACTCGGACCCCTTCGTCCGCCG TTACCTGCATCCAAATGGGGGGAAGAAATCGAAATATGAGACCAGTGTTCGGAAGAAGACCCCGAACTCCGGGTTCAACGAG GAGTTCCTCTGCGCAGGCCCGCGGGAGGAGCTGGCGCAGAAGACACTGCTGGTGTCTGTGTGGGATGATGACCCGGGCACAGCTGACGACTTCACTG GTGGGGTGCAGctgagtagctgggcccgtggggAGCGCCAGCAGTACTGGTGTGAATGCCTGGGCCGCAGTGACCACCAGCTGGAGCTGTGGCACCCGCTGGACGGCGTGCCCCTCCAGCTCAGCGGCTAG
- the NUDT8 gene encoding mitochondrial coenzyme A diphosphatase NUDT8 isoform X2, with product MLPDCLSAEGERRCRRLLAGATARLRVRPAAAAVLVPLCSVRGVPALLYTLRSSRLAGRHKGDVSFPGGKCDPADRDVVHTALRETREEVGLVVPEEHVWGVLRPVHDQQKATVVPVLAGVGPLDPQSLRPNPNEEQNQGYTHFCHGGHFRYTLPVFLHGPHRIWGLTAVITEFTLQLLAPGIYQPCLASPELPRG from the exons ATGCTGCCCGACTGCCTGTCGGCGGAGGGCGAGCGGCGCTGCCGGCGGTTGCTGGCGGGGGCCACGGCCCGGCTCCGCGTGCGACCTGCTGCGGCCGCGGTTCTCGTGCCGCTGTGCTCGGTGCGCGGGGTCCCGGCGCTGCTCTACACGCTGCGGTCCAGCCGCCTGGCCGGGAGGCACAAGGGTGACGTAAG TTTCCCAGGTGGCAAGTGTGACCCCGCTGACCGGGACGTGGTGCACACGGCCCTGAGGGAGACCCGTGAGGAGGTGGGCCTGGTTGTGCCTGAGGAGCACGTGTGGGGTGTCCTGAGGCCCGTGCACGACCAG cAAAAGGCCACTGTGGTGCCGGTGCTGGCCGGCGTGGGCCCACTGGATccccagagcctcaggcccaACCCCAATGAG GAACAGAACCAGGGCTATACCCACTTCTGCCATGGTGGCCACTTCCGCTACACACTGCCTGTCTTCCTGCACGGGCCACACCGGATCTGGGGGCTCACGGCCGTCATCACTGAGTTCACCCTGCAGCTGCTGGCACCTGGCATCTACCAGCCCTGCCTGGCCAGCCCTGAACTGCCCAGGGGCTGA
- the NUDT8 gene encoding mitochondrial coenzyme A diphosphatase NUDT8 isoform X1: MLPDCLSAEGERRCRRLLAGATARLRVRPAAAAVLVPLCSVRGVPALLYTLRSSRLAGRHKGDVSFPGGKCDPADRDVVHTALRETREEVGLVVPEEHVWGVLRPVHDQQKATVVPVLAGVGPLDPQSLRPNPNEVDEVFALPLAHLLQEQNQGYTHFCHGGHFRYTLPVFLHGPHRIWGLTAVITEFTLQLLAPGIYQPCLASPELPRG, encoded by the exons ATGCTGCCCGACTGCCTGTCGGCGGAGGGCGAGCGGCGCTGCCGGCGGTTGCTGGCGGGGGCCACGGCCCGGCTCCGCGTGCGACCTGCTGCGGCCGCGGTTCTCGTGCCGCTGTGCTCGGTGCGCGGGGTCCCGGCGCTGCTCTACACGCTGCGGTCCAGCCGCCTGGCCGGGAGGCACAAGGGTGACGTAAG TTTCCCAGGTGGCAAGTGTGACCCCGCTGACCGGGACGTGGTGCACACGGCCCTGAGGGAGACCCGTGAGGAGGTGGGCCTGGTTGTGCCTGAGGAGCACGTGTGGGGTGTCCTGAGGCCCGTGCACGACCAG cAAAAGGCCACTGTGGTGCCGGTGCTGGCCGGCGTGGGCCCACTGGATccccagagcctcaggcccaACCCCAATGAG GTGGATGAAGTGTTTGCACTGCCCCTGGCCCATCTGCTGCAGGAACAGAACCAGGGCTATACCCACTTCTGCCATGGTGGCCACTTCCGCTACACACTGCCTGTCTTCCTGCACGGGCCACACCGGATCTGGGGGCTCACGGCCGTCATCACTGAGTTCACCCTGCAGCTGCTGGCACCTGGCATCTACCAGCCCTGCCTGGCCAGCCCTGAACTGCCCAGGGGCTGA
- the NUDT8 gene encoding mitochondrial coenzyme A diphosphatase NUDT8 isoform X3 yields the protein MLPDCLSAEGERRCRRLLAGATARLRVRPAAAAVLVPLCSVRGVPALLYTLRSSRLAGRHKGDVSFPGGKCDPADRDVVHTALRETREEVGLVVPEEHVWGVLRPVHDQVDEVFALPLAHLLQEQNQGYTHFCHGGHFRYTLPVFLHGPHRIWGLTAVITEFTLQLLAPGIYQPCLASPELPRG from the exons ATGCTGCCCGACTGCCTGTCGGCGGAGGGCGAGCGGCGCTGCCGGCGGTTGCTGGCGGGGGCCACGGCCCGGCTCCGCGTGCGACCTGCTGCGGCCGCGGTTCTCGTGCCGCTGTGCTCGGTGCGCGGGGTCCCGGCGCTGCTCTACACGCTGCGGTCCAGCCGCCTGGCCGGGAGGCACAAGGGTGACGTAAG TTTCCCAGGTGGCAAGTGTGACCCCGCTGACCGGGACGTGGTGCACACGGCCCTGAGGGAGACCCGTGAGGAGGTGGGCCTGGTTGTGCCTGAGGAGCACGTGTGGGGTGTCCTGAGGCCCGTGCACGACCAG GTGGATGAAGTGTTTGCACTGCCCCTGGCCCATCTGCTGCAGGAACAGAACCAGGGCTATACCCACTTCTGCCATGGTGGCCACTTCCGCTACACACTGCCTGTCTTCCTGCACGGGCCACACCGGATCTGGGGGCTCACGGCCGTCATCACTGAGTTCACCCTGCAGCTGCTGGCACCTGGCATCTACCAGCCCTGCCTGGCCAGCCCTGAACTGCCCAGGGGCTGA